In Thermotomaculum hydrothermale, a single genomic region encodes these proteins:
- a CDS encoding acyclic terpene utilization AtuA family protein, with protein MKSIKIGNAGGYWGDDPDALKNQVLGGELDFITIDYLAEITMSIMNKQKLKDPNLGYAKDFLKHLDPVFEEVVKRGIKIITNAGGVNPVSLANELNKLAESKGLKNVKIAVVEGDNILNSIDELAENGIDFSNMETGEPYDLIKGKVLSANLYFGAAPVVEALRQGADIVITGRVTDTGITLAPMIYSFDWDTKDYDKLASGIVAGHILECGAQSTGGNFTDWEKVPSFDTVGYPIAEVFEDGTFVVTKHDSLDGMVTVDTVREQLVYEMGDPKNYITPDVIADFSTINLEQVGENRVKVSGIKGYPPTDLLKVSISYEDGFKASGAIIISGPDAKKKAEKFAEIFWKRVGIEYEDSLTEFVGLNACHRHLAHIEEANEILLRFGVRDHDKSKFERFRRKLPALILSGPPAVAVTGGAPQIQNVVSYWPALVPQEISKWKVIVFEGGNKVFEKEGEWEKTGGVVRELKDNTNFNGDKFKNSPTKKVKLIEIALARSGDKGDTCNIGLIARSDLAWEFIGYKITADLVKKLFGEIVKGKVERYEVKNLNAFNFLLHNALGGGGTKSLRIDAQGKTLAHALLNQYFEIPEIVLDSVKQR; from the coding sequence ATGAAATCTATAAAAATAGGCAATGCCGGGGGATACTGGGGTGATGACCCTGATGCATTAAAAAATCAGGTTTTAGGTGGAGAATTAGACTTCATAACCATAGATTATTTGGCCGAGATAACAATGTCAATAATGAACAAACAGAAGTTGAAAGACCCTAATTTAGGTTATGCAAAGGATTTTCTTAAACACCTTGACCCTGTTTTTGAAGAGGTTGTAAAAAGGGGGATAAAAATTATAACAAACGCAGGGGGAGTAAACCCTGTTTCTCTTGCTAATGAATTAAACAAACTTGCTGAAAGCAAAGGGCTTAAAAATGTAAAGATAGCTGTTGTTGAAGGGGATAATATCCTCAATTCAATAGACGAGTTGGCTGAAAATGGGATAGATTTTTCAAATATGGAAACAGGGGAGCCCTATGATTTGATTAAGGGCAAGGTGTTGTCTGCAAACCTATATTTTGGTGCAGCGCCTGTTGTTGAGGCTTTAAGGCAGGGTGCAGACATAGTAATCACAGGAAGGGTTACCGACACAGGGATTACCCTTGCCCCGATGATTTACTCTTTTGACTGGGATACAAAGGATTATGACAAGCTTGCATCTGGTATTGTTGCTGGCCACATACTTGAATGTGGTGCACAGAGTACTGGGGGAAATTTTACAGACTGGGAAAAAGTTCCCTCTTTTGATACTGTTGGTTACCCCATTGCAGAGGTCTTTGAAGATGGAACATTTGTTGTTACCAAACATGATTCTCTTGATGGTATGGTTACAGTTGACACTGTAAGGGAACAGCTTGTTTACGAAATGGGAGACCCGAAAAATTATATCACCCCGGATGTAATTGCTGATTTTTCAACAATAAATCTTGAACAGGTTGGAGAAAATAGGGTAAAGGTTAGCGGGATAAAAGGCTATCCCCCCACAGATTTGTTAAAGGTTTCAATCTCATACGAAGATGGATTTAAGGCAAGTGGAGCAATAATAATTTCAGGCCCTGATGCAAAGAAAAAGGCTGAAAAGTTTGCAGAAATTTTCTGGAAGAGGGTTGGAATTGAGTATGAGGATAGTTTAACAGAGTTTGTTGGATTAAACGCCTGCCACAGACACCTTGCACACATTGAAGAAGCGAATGAGATACTTTTAAGGTTTGGGGTAAGAGACCACGATAAAAGCAAGTTTGAAAGGTTTAGAAGGAAATTGCCAGCATTGATTTTAAGCGGTCCCCCTGCAGTTGCGGTAACAGGCGGGGCGCCTCAAATTCAAAATGTTGTTTCTTACTGGCCTGCACTTGTGCCTCAGGAGATTTCTAAGTGGAAGGTAATTGTTTTTGAAGGTGGAAATAAAGTATTTGAAAAAGAAGGGGAATGGGAAAAAACAGGGGGAGTTGTTAGAGAATTAAAAGATAATACTAATTTTAATGGAGATAAATTTAAAAACAGCCCGACTAAAAAAGTTAAGCTTATTGAAATAGCCCTTGCAAGAAGCGGAGACAAAGGGGACACCTGCAATATCGGGCTTATTGCAAGAAGCGATTTAGCATGGGAGTTTATAGGTTATAAAATTACTGCTGATTTAGTTAAAAAACTATTTGGTGAAATTGTTAAAGGCAAGGTTGAAAGGTATGAGGTAAAGAACCTTAACGCATTTAACTTTCTCCTACACAATGCATTAGGTGGTGGCGGGACAAAAAGTTTGAGAATTGATGCGCAGGGTAAAACCCTTGCCCATGCTTTGTTAAATCAGTATTTTGAAATTCCTGAAATAGTTTTAGACTCAGTAAAGCAGAGGTGA
- a CDS encoding cytochrome c3 family protein → MKKIFVLLLFCAVPLVFAGDINCLDCHGKDGDLPIQVDKFKNSIHSDLSCTDCHVGADKVKKGEDFEEVHPDNLEGKTPQCTDCHEDYVDELKLSVHKSLKCWDCHGDIHAVGVDKSITEDKNLVVEMCSKCHGDSEKYHGNTIIVNQYRHSFHFTKKDKDGQPAASCADCHGSHNIMTSANPKSMIYRANVAKTCGQCHENETKEYSTSIHAEGVMKGYDESPTCTYCHNPHEVQSPAYTKKDISNLCLSCHEDSRLVKRYGLDYNVGYTYKDSYHYMAIKKGSKKAASCVDCHNTHAIMSPENPKSSVNKANLVNTCKKCHNDINEKFAVSYTHKASTKGGNIINYYVKLAYIFLIIAVIGGMFLHNFIVWLGYVRRSYRKRKEEEKIQRMSKAQVWMHTLLFVSFFTLVLTGFALRFPDSTVMHILFPFGEEVRRWTHRIAALVMIAAFIIHILRIIIGKEDRRVLLAMLPGPKDIRNMRDNIAYSLLLKDEYPSFGKVTYMEKMEYLALMWGTLVMILTGLTLWMPEIAAQFLPSWFIKVAETVHFYEAMLATLAIFVWHFFFVIFHPGVYPMDFTWIDGQIPVEEIKHLRPEWYEELKEEGKIKE, encoded by the coding sequence ATGAAAAAGATTTTTGTGCTGCTTTTGTTCTGTGCGGTTCCATTGGTGTTTGCAGGAGATATAAACTGTCTTGATTGCCATGGCAAAGATGGAGATTTGCCAATTCAGGTAGACAAATTCAAAAACTCAATCCACTCTGACCTTTCATGTACAGATTGCCATGTTGGTGCCGATAAGGTTAAAAAAGGAGAGGATTTTGAAGAAGTTCATCCAGACAACCTTGAAGGCAAAACCCCTCAATGTACAGATTGCCATGAAGATTATGTTGACGAATTAAAATTATCTGTTCACAAATCTCTTAAATGCTGGGATTGTCATGGAGATATCCATGCAGTAGGGGTTGATAAATCAATTACCGAAGACAAAAACCTTGTTGTAGAAATGTGTTCTAAGTGCCATGGGGATTCTGAGAAATACCATGGAAACACAATAATTGTAAATCAGTACAGGCATAGTTTTCACTTTACCAAGAAAGACAAAGATGGGCAACCTGCTGCAAGCTGTGCAGATTGCCATGGTTCTCACAATATTATGACTTCAGCCAATCCCAAATCTATGATTTATAGGGCTAATGTGGCAAAAACTTGTGGGCAGTGCCACGAAAATGAAACCAAAGAATATAGTACCAGTATTCATGCTGAAGGTGTAATGAAGGGGTATGACGAATCTCCAACTTGTACATACTGCCATAATCCTCATGAAGTTCAATCACCTGCGTATACCAAAAAAGATATTTCAAATTTGTGCCTTTCCTGTCACGAAGACTCAAGGCTTGTTAAAAGGTATGGCCTTGATTACAATGTAGGCTATACTTATAAAGATAGTTATCATTATATGGCAATAAAAAAGGGAAGCAAAAAGGCAGCGTCTTGTGTTGATTGCCATAACACCCACGCTATAATGAGTCCTGAAAATCCTAAGAGTTCAGTAAATAAAGCTAATCTTGTGAATACCTGCAAAAAATGTCATAACGATATTAATGAAAAGTTTGCTGTTAGTTATACTCACAAAGCCAGCACAAAGGGCGGAAATATTATCAACTATTATGTAAAGCTTGCATATATCTTTTTAATTATTGCAGTTATTGGTGGTATGTTCTTACATAACTTTATTGTTTGGCTTGGCTATGTAAGACGTTCCTATAGAAAGAGAAAAGAGGAAGAGAAAATTCAAAGAATGTCTAAAGCACAGGTCTGGATGCACACATTACTCTTTGTGTCTTTCTTTACTCTTGTATTAACAGGTTTTGCTTTGAGATTTCCCGATAGCACCGTTATGCATATCCTCTTCCCATTTGGTGAAGAAGTAAGGCGCTGGACTCACAGAATTGCGGCATTAGTAATGATTGCTGCCTTTATTATTCACATATTGAGGATTATAATTGGCAAAGAAGACAGAAGAGTGTTGCTTGCAATGTTGCCTGGTCCTAAAGATATCAGAAATATGAGGGATAATATTGCATATAGTTTGCTTCTGAAAGATGAATACCCATCATTCGGTAAAGTGACCTATATGGAAAAAATGGAATACCTTGCATTGATGTGGGGTACACTTGTAATGATTTTAACCGGTTTGACTCTCTGGATGCCTGAAATTGCTGCTCAATTCTTACCTTCCTGGTTTATAAAGGTGGCTGAGACAGTTCACTTTTATGAAGCAATGTTAGCAACTCTTGCAATTTTTGTATGGCACTTCTTCTTTGTAATTTTCCATCCAGGTGTATATCCTATGGATTTTACATGGATTGATGGCCAGATTCCTGTTGAGGAAATTAAACATTTGAGACCAGAATGGTACGAAGAGTTAAAAGAGGAAGGTAAAATAAAGGAATAA
- a CDS encoding acyl-CoA thioesterase, whose protein sequence is MEKMIVDSLKNTVLCAFKEAVKRAQVKSPAKIFNFEFENFNCRAKKKCFAVLEFNENSIDSMKAGMFSQAFSILLEKDNIKTSFRRENGVCLIEIFKPSKIKKEDFSGRIKLKINKEETFFSCQKKPKKVYVHKIRVRFRDLDAMGHVSNNVFLVYLEEARVGFKEHVAKERGGSLQFCSVVAGHSIEYLAPIFLGEELGVEIFISHLTEKSYRFNYTILNRKTKQIKARAYTNMVGYDYKKQVVKNLPEEFFRQIEDYVV, encoded by the coding sequence ATGGAAAAAATGATAGTTGATTCTCTAAAAAATACAGTATTGTGTGCTTTTAAAGAAGCAGTTAAAAGGGCTCAGGTGAAATCACCGGCAAAGATTTTTAATTTTGAATTTGAAAATTTTAATTGTAGAGCAAAAAAGAAATGCTTTGCTGTTTTGGAATTTAATGAGAATTCTATTGATAGTATGAAAGCGGGAATGTTTTCACAGGCCTTTTCCATTCTTCTTGAAAAAGATAACATTAAAACCTCTTTTAGAAGAGAAAATGGGGTGTGTTTAATAGAGATATTTAAACCCTCTAAAATAAAAAAAGAGGATTTTAGTGGAAGAATTAAACTAAAAATAAACAAAGAAGAGACATTTTTTTCATGCCAGAAAAAGCCTAAAAAGGTTTATGTTCATAAAATAAGGGTAAGGTTTAGAGACCTTGATGCTATGGGACATGTATCCAACAATGTTTTTTTAGTTTATCTTGAAGAGGCAAGGGTAGGATTTAAAGAGCATGTAGCAAAGGAAAGAGGCGGTTCTCTTCAATTTTGTTCGGTGGTTGCAGGTCATTCAATTGAATACCTTGCCCCAATATTTTTAGGGGAAGAGTTAGGGGTTGAAATCTTTATTTCACATTTAACTGAAAAATCATACAGGTTTAATTACACAATTCTCAATAGAAAGACTAAGCAGATAAAGGCAAGGGCATACACTAACATGGTTGGGTATGATTACAAAAAACAGGTTGTCAAAAATCTGCCTGAAGAGTTTTTTAGGCAGATTGAAGACTATGTGGTGTAG
- a CDS encoding MauE/DoxX family redox-associated membrane protein translates to MAKEELSYFKRFIFSKSIIFTVRIIVALVFLYSGSVKILNLYQFGEIINNYHILPSFLIIPFASLITTSEIILGIMFLLGVYEKETAVLLILLNIVFIFAMASAIIRGIDTSCGCFSQNGEVVGIKDIVRDIVFIMLILLVLMGRKYGKNDS, encoded by the coding sequence ATGGCAAAAGAAGAATTATCCTATTTCAAAAGATTTATCTTTTCAAAAAGCATTATTTTCACAGTAAGAATAATTGTTGCATTGGTTTTTTTGTATTCTGGGTCAGTAAAAATTTTAAATCTATATCAATTTGGGGAGATAATAAATAATTATCATATTCTCCCCTCTTTTCTGATCATTCCTTTTGCATCGTTAATTACAACATCTGAGATTATTCTTGGGATTATGTTTTTGTTAGGTGTTTATGAGAAAGAAACAGCCGTTTTGTTAATTCTTTTAAATATTGTTTTTATTTTTGCAATGGCAAGTGCGATTATAAGGGGGATTGATACTTCATGCGGGTGTTTTTCCCAAAACGGAGAAGTAGTCGGAATAAAAGATATAGTCAGGGATATTGTTTTTATAATGCTAATATTGTTGGTGTTAATGGGGAGGAAGTATGGAAAAAATGATAGTTGA
- a CDS encoding rhodanese-like domain-containing protein, with the protein MGELRNYLKIVGIIFIFALFTYFTSFAEKKNLPQKKKISVDYIYKIYKQGNCFFVDARSFEEYAKGHIEGAINIPFHSEKKDDYIVKAIDILNGAKYVVVYCDGSECGLSKMLAKDLLNAGLKKEKLIIFTEGFDAWQKKNYPISKDLSFQKALFSQ; encoded by the coding sequence ATGGGAGAATTAAGAAATTATTTGAAAATAGTGGGAATAATCTTTATCTTTGCCTTGTTTACCTACTTTACTTCTTTTGCAGAAAAGAAAAATTTACCACAAAAAAAGAAAATTAGTGTTGATTATATTTATAAAATTTATAAACAGGGCAATTGTTTCTTTGTAGATGCACGAAGCTTTGAGGAATATGCAAAGGGGCACATTGAAGGAGCAATAAACATCCCTTTCCATTCAGAAAAAAAAGATGATTATATAGTTAAGGCTATTGATATTTTAAACGGGGCGAAATACGTGGTTGTTTACTGTGATGGGAGTGAGTGTGGATTAAGTAAAATGCTTGCAAAAGATTTGTTAAACGCAGGTTTAAAAAAAGAAAAACTAATAATTTTTACGGAAGGATTTGACGCATGGCAAAAGAAGAATTATCCTATTTCAAAAGATTTATCTTTTCAAAAAGCATTATTTTCACAGTAA
- a CDS encoding type II secretion system F family protein, whose amino-acid sequence MIFEYSARTRSGETRAGTIKAKNREEAINLLRKQGLILTSLREKKSIGAFGFGGKVKNKELAIFTKQFSVMIDAGLPLVQCLDILASQQENKFFANVLEQVRNDVEQGSTLADAMKKHPKVFDDLYTNLIAAGEAGGILDVIMQRLSIYIEKAYKLKESFKSAMTYPITVITIAVLIVALILWKVIPAFASMFAGLGAELPLPTRIVIKLSHFVVNFGFWIILFFILVFIGLRKFYQTETGRKLIDGFVLKLPILGIIFRKIAVARFSRTLATLVSSGVSILEGLMITAKTAGNKIVEDAVLEARLQVEQGKTISEPLKNTKVFPPMVVQMIGVGEQTGALDTMLSKIADFYEEEVDQAVAQLMSLLEPVMIVVLGGLVGGIVVSMYLPIFSLIKHIK is encoded by the coding sequence ATGATATTTGAGTATAGTGCAAGAACAAGGTCAGGGGAGACAAGAGCTGGAACTATAAAAGCGAAAAATAGGGAAGAAGCAATAAATTTATTGAGGAAGCAGGGGTTGATTCTCACTTCTTTAAGGGAGAAAAAATCAATAGGTGCTTTTGGATTTGGAGGCAAGGTAAAAAACAAGGAGCTTGCAATTTTTACCAAGCAATTTTCGGTAATGATTGATGCAGGCCTGCCTCTTGTTCAATGCCTGGATATTCTTGCATCTCAGCAGGAGAATAAATTTTTTGCAAATGTACTTGAACAGGTAAGAAATGATGTTGAGCAGGGTAGCACCCTTGCCGATGCTATGAAAAAGCATCCGAAGGTGTTTGATGATTTGTATACAAACCTTATTGCAGCTGGTGAGGCTGGTGGTATTCTTGATGTTATTATGCAAAGGCTTTCCATATATATTGAGAAGGCCTACAAATTGAAGGAATCTTTCAAAAGTGCGATGACTTATCCAATAACTGTTATTACAATAGCGGTGTTAATTGTTGCATTGATTTTGTGGAAGGTAATTCCCGCTTTTGCGTCTATGTTTGCAGGTTTAGGTGCAGAATTGCCGCTCCCCACAAGAATAGTTATTAAGCTTTCTCATTTTGTTGTTAATTTTGGTTTCTGGATAATTCTTTTCTTTATATTGGTGTTTATTGGGTTAAGGAAATTTTACCAGACAGAAACAGGCAGAAAGTTGATAGACGGTTTTGTTCTTAAACTTCCAATTTTGGGAATTATTTTTAGAAAAATTGCGGTAGCAAGGTTTAGTAGAACACTTGCAACTTTAGTATCATCAGGTGTTTCAATCCTTGAAGGGTTAATGATTACAGCAAAAACAGCTGGAAACAAGATTGTTGAAGATGCAGTATTAGAGGCAAGGCTTCAGGTAGAACAGGGTAAAACAATTTCCGAACCTTTAAAAAATACAAAGGTTTTTCCACCAATGGTTGTTCAGATGATTGGTGTAGGTGAGCAGACTGGCGCCCTTGATACAATGCTCTCAAAAATTGCTGATTTTTATGAAGAAGAGGTTGACCAGGCGGTTGCCCAGTTAATGAGCTTATTAGAGCCTGTTATGATTGTTGTTTTAGGTGGATTGGTTGGTGGTATAGTTGTATCAATGTACCTGCCTATATTCAGCTTAATTAAACATATAAAATAA
- a CDS encoding type IV pilus twitching motility protein PilT has product MDITLSQLLKKMVESGGTDLHITTNSPPQIRKDGKLIPLKMPPLTPAETKKLIYAIMTDAQKQKFEQDLEVDFSFGIKKLARFRANVFHQRGAVAGAFRLIPYEIRGFRELGIPMVVEKLCELPRGLVLVTGPTGSGKSTTLAAMIDKVNRERNAHIITIEDPVEYLHSHKKCIVNQREVNTDTKSFSRALRAALRQDPDVVLIGEMRDLETVETALKIAETGHLTFATLHTNSAVQTINRIIDIFPAHQQQQIRTQLSFVLEGVICQTLLPKASGRGRVLALEILIPNAAVRNLIREDKIHQIYATMQTGQMKHGMQTFNQSLASLFLQGLITKEVALAASSNKDELIDMINRGVGTVIEQPTQPTTKRNPKIKYT; this is encoded by the coding sequence ATGGATATTACTCTATCGCAGTTGCTGAAAAAAATGGTTGAATCGGGAGGAACAGACCTTCACATAACAACCAATAGTCCTCCTCAAATAAGAAAAGACGGGAAACTTATCCCCTTGAAAATGCCTCCTTTAACCCCGGCTGAAACAAAGAAATTAATTTACGCAATTATGACAGATGCTCAAAAACAAAAGTTTGAACAGGATTTAGAAGTTGACTTTTCATTTGGAATAAAGAAACTTGCAAGGTTCAGGGCAAATGTGTTTCATCAAAGAGGTGCAGTTGCAGGTGCATTCAGGCTTATCCCGTATGAAATAAGGGGGTTTAGAGAGCTTGGAATTCCAATGGTTGTTGAAAAATTGTGTGAGCTTCCCAGAGGGCTTGTGCTTGTTACAGGGCCAACAGGTTCAGGTAAATCAACCACTCTGGCGGCAATGATAGACAAAGTAAACAGAGAGAGAAATGCCCATATTATTACAATTGAAGACCCGGTAGAGTATTTACATTCACATAAAAAGTGTATTGTTAATCAGAGGGAAGTCAATACAGACACAAAATCATTTAGCAGGGCTTTAAGAGCAGCATTGAGACAGGATCCTGACGTCGTTCTTATTGGTGAGATGAGGGATTTAGAAACTGTTGAAACAGCCTTAAAGATTGCGGAAACAGGCCATTTAACCTTTGCTACATTGCATACTAACTCGGCAGTTCAAACTATAAACAGGATTATAGATATTTTCCCTGCTCACCAGCAACAGCAGATAAGAACACAGCTTTCTTTTGTATTGGAAGGTGTAATTTGTCAAACGCTTCTTCCCAAGGCTAGCGGTAGAGGAAGGGTTCTTGCACTGGAAATACTGATACCAAATGCGGCTGTGAGAAACTTGATTAGAGAGGACAAAATACATCAGATTTACGCTACAATGCAGACAGGTCAGATGAAACATGGTATGCAAACATTTAACCAATCCCTTGCTTCACTGTTTTTGCAGGGATTGATTACAAAAGAGGTAGCTCTTGCAGCATCGTCAAATAAAGATGAATTAATTGATATGATAAATAGAGGTGTTGGTACTGTTATTGAACAGCCTACTCAACCCACTACAAAGAGAAATCCAAAAATTAAATATACATAA
- the pilB gene encoding type IV-A pilus assembly ATPase PilB has translation MAKKLGDLLVEAGLITKEQLQEALEIQKKDNERLGTILVKLGYLTEEEITSFLSKQYGIPAVNLEHFEISEDVIKRIPSDIARKYMLIPITRTGSTLTVAMADPTNIYALDDIKFLTGLNVEPVVASELSIKKAIDKYYGSETQIELRKVVEDLEGDLGEDTDLEVVEDEEEIDLDSLVASVEEAPVVKFVNMMLVDAVKKGASDVHVEPYEKYYRVRFRIDGILHEVMKPPLSMKDAITSRIKIMSKLDIAEKRLPQDGRIKLKMKIEGKKKELDFRVSVLPTLFGEKIVMRILDPEKLMLDMTRLGFEQESLDKFTEAIRKPYGMVLVTGPTGSGKTNTLYSAISQLNTPETNIMTAEDPVEFNLPGINQVNVRDEIGLTFASALRSFLRQDPNIILVGEIRDFETAEIAIKAALTGHLVLSTLHTNDAPSTISRLMNMGIEPFLVATSVNLICAQRLVRRVCKNCKEEVKVPKKTLLDIGFKEEELKDLKIYKGKGCDVCNGSGYKGRVGLYEVMEVTDAIKDLILSGATALDLREQAIKEGMITLRRSGLIKIKAGITSIEEVLRETVL, from the coding sequence ATGGCTAAGAAGTTAGGTGATTTACTTGTTGAGGCCGGTTTAATTACCAAAGAACAATTACAAGAAGCGTTAGAAATTCAAAAAAAGGACAATGAAAGGTTAGGAACTATACTGGTTAAATTAGGTTATCTTACTGAGGAAGAGATTACCAGTTTTTTAAGCAAACAGTATGGTATTCCTGCTGTTAATCTTGAACACTTTGAGATTAGCGAGGATGTTATAAAAAGAATACCATCAGATATAGCAAGAAAATATATGCTAATACCTATTACAAGAACAGGTTCTACTCTGACTGTGGCTATGGCTGACCCCACAAATATCTATGCGTTAGATGATATTAAATTTTTAACAGGTTTAAATGTTGAACCTGTTGTTGCATCTGAGTTGTCAATAAAAAAAGCAATTGATAAATACTACGGGAGTGAAACCCAGATTGAATTGAGAAAGGTTGTTGAAGACCTTGAAGGAGACTTAGGTGAGGACACTGACCTTGAAGTTGTAGAGGATGAAGAAGAAATAGATCTTGATTCCCTTGTTGCTTCTGTTGAGGAAGCCCCTGTTGTGAAATTTGTAAATATGATGCTGGTGGACGCAGTAAAAAAAGGAGCATCAGATGTCCATGTTGAACCTTATGAAAAGTATTACAGAGTAAGATTTAGGATAGACGGTATTTTGCATGAGGTAATGAAACCACCTTTAAGTATGAAAGATGCAATTACTTCAAGAATTAAGATTATGTCAAAACTTGATATTGCAGAAAAAAGGCTTCCTCAGGACGGTAGAATTAAGCTAAAAATGAAAATAGAGGGGAAGAAAAAAGAACTTGATTTTCGTGTCTCTGTATTGCCAACCCTTTTTGGCGAAAAAATAGTTATGAGAATTTTGGATCCTGAAAAATTAATGCTTGATATGACCAGGCTTGGTTTTGAGCAGGAAAGTCTTGATAAATTTACAGAGGCAATAAGAAAACCTTATGGTATGGTGCTTGTTACAGGGCCAACAGGTTCAGGTAAAACAAATACTTTGTACTCTGCGATAAGCCAGTTGAATACCCCTGAAACCAACATTATGACAGCTGAAGACCCTGTTGAGTTTAACCTTCCTGGAATAAATCAGGTAAATGTTAGGGATGAAATAGGCCTTACTTTTGCATCTGCATTAAGGTCATTTTTAAGGCAGGACCCTAATATTATTCTTGTTGGTGAGATAAGGGACTTTGAAACTGCAGAAATTGCTATTAAAGCGGCATTAACGGGCCACCTTGTTCTGTCAACTTTGCACACAAATGATGCTCCCTCAACAATAAGCAGGTTGATGAATATGGGTATTGAGCCCTTCCTTGTTGCAACTTCTGTTAACCTTATATGCGCCCAGAGGCTTGTTAGAAGGGTTTGTAAAAATTGTAAAGAAGAGGTAAAGGTTCCCAAAAAAACCTTGCTTGATATTGGTTTTAAAGAAGAAGAATTGAAGGATTTAAAAATATACAAGGGTAAAGGTTGCGATGTTTGTAATGGTTCTGGGTACAAGGGCAGGGTAGGTTTGTACGAAGTTATGGAAGTAACAGATGCTATTAAAGATTTGATATTAAGCGGAGCGACTGCTCTTGATTTAAGGGAGCAGGCAATAAAAGAGGGGATGATTACTTTAAGGAGAAGTGGATTAATAAAAATTAAAGCTGGAATCACCTCAATTGAGGAAGTTTTAAGAGAAACTGTGTTATAA
- the glpX gene encoding class II fructose-bisphosphatase translates to MPKNIEDALAGDFLRVAEMAAIAAARTVGKGDRKYSDKVAVEAMRKELDNVDINGEVVIGEGERDKAPMLYIGEKVGTGDGPAIDIAVDPLEGTNLCATGANNAIAVIAASERGGLLNAPDIYMEKIIVPPSAKGKVSLDNSVEENLKIIADSLDRKVEDLTVIVLDRPRHEELIARIREAGARINLIGDGDLSAGISVAVRGTGVHAVFGIGGAPEGVLTAAALRCLGGEIQGRLIVKDEATWERMQKMGIKDPNKIYTTEELASGENIIFVATGVTNGNLLKGVRFFGEGIRVNSLVMRLNQRRIRFVDTIYLNDDIGQGVMF, encoded by the coding sequence ATGCCAAAGAATATTGAAGATGCGTTGGCAGGGGATTTTTTAAGGGTTGCTGAAATGGCGGCTATTGCCGCAGCAAGGACTGTAGGAAAGGGTGATAGAAAATACTCAGATAAAGTTGCAGTTGAGGCAATGAGGAAAGAACTGGATAATGTTGATATTAATGGAGAAGTTGTAATAGGCGAGGGAGAAAGGGACAAGGCCCCAATGTTATATATTGGAGAAAAGGTGGGAACAGGGGATGGTCCTGCAATTGACATTGCAGTTGACCCACTTGAAGGCACAAATCTTTGTGCAACTGGAGCAAACAATGCAATAGCAGTAATTGCTGCGTCAGAGAGAGGGGGATTGCTAAATGCCCCTGATATTTATATGGAGAAAATTATTGTTCCTCCATCTGCAAAAGGCAAGGTAAGCCTGGATAACTCTGTTGAAGAAAATTTGAAAATTATTGCCGATAGCCTTGATAGAAAGGTTGAAGACTTAACTGTTATTGTTCTCGACAGACCGAGACATGAGGAGCTTATTGCCAGAATTAGGGAAGCTGGTGCCAGGATAAATTTGATAGGTGACGGTGATTTAAGTGCAGGTATCTCTGTTGCAGTAAGGGGCACCGGAGTTCATGCAGTATTCGGAATAGGAGGCGCTCCCGAAGGCGTTTTAACTGCCGCAGCTTTAAGGTGTCTTGGTGGGGAAATACAGGGGAGGCTTATTGTAAAGGATGAGGCAACATGGGAGAGAATGCAGAAAATGGGGATTAAAGACCCGAATAAAATTTATACAACAGAAGAACTTGCAAGTGGAGAAAATATAATTTTTGTTGCAACCGGGGTAACAAACGGGAACCTTTTAAAAGGTGTTAGGTTTTTTGGTGAAGGGATAAGAGTGAACTCCCTTGTTATGAGGCTTAACCAGAGAAGAATAAGATTTGTTGATACTATTTATCTTAACGATGATATAGGTCAGGGGGTAATGTTTTAA